The Solibacillus sp. FSL R7-0682 genome includes a window with the following:
- a CDS encoding transposase has product MHQLIDILPNRRRDTIKDYLAQYGSNVEIVVMDMNPAGK; this is encoded by the coding sequence ATGCATCAACTAATAGATATTTTACCGAATCGTCGTAGAGATACAATTAAAGATTATTTGGCACAGTACGGTTCAAATGTAGAAATCGTTGTCATGGATATGAACCCTGCAGGCAAGTAG
- a CDS encoding alpha/beta fold hydrolase, translating to MAYCKVRQAEIYYEEIGDGIPILLIHGFTPDHRLMSGCMEPIFTLRKGWRRIYVDLPGMGLTKNYDEISNSDHILSTLIDFIEAVLPNQEYIIAGESYGGYLARGLIKKHKDRVLGVAFICPVIIPNQSERTIEKHKVLKRDNEFLKKISEVELTDFSSNQVVLNEYNWLRYNKEIISGCKIADAQFLEKIKNNYAFSFELENTNYTKPSLFLLGRQDASVGYKDALNIMEYYPRGSVAILDIAGHNLQIEQPELFNCLVNEWLDRTENYIKLDAID from the coding sequence TTGGCGTATTGTAAAGTTCGTCAGGCTGAGATTTATTATGAAGAAATAGGAGATGGGATTCCAATTTTATTAATACACGGATTTACACCTGATCATAGATTAATGAGTGGTTGTATGGAGCCAATTTTTACTTTGAGGAAAGGGTGGAGACGAATTTATGTTGACTTACCTGGAATGGGTTTAACAAAAAATTATGACGAAATTAGTAATTCCGATCATATTTTAAGTACACTTATAGATTTTATTGAAGCTGTACTTCCTAATCAAGAATACATAATTGCAGGAGAATCATATGGAGGTTATTTAGCTAGAGGGCTTATTAAAAAGCACAAAGATCGAGTACTTGGAGTAGCATTTATTTGCCCTGTTATTATTCCTAATCAAAGCGAAAGAACAATTGAGAAACATAAAGTTTTAAAAAGGGACAATGAATTTTTAAAAAAGATTTCAGAGGTAGAATTAACTGACTTTAGTAGTAATCAAGTTGTACTCAATGAGTATAATTGGTTACGCTATAACAAAGAAATTATATCTGGATGTAAAATCGCGGATGCACAATTTTTGGAGAAGATTAAAAATAATTATGCATTTTCATTTGAACTTGAAAATACTAATTATACGAAACCAAGTTTATTTCTTTTAGGAAGACAAGACGCATCTGTAGGATATAAAGATGCACTCAACATAATGGAATATTATCCAAGGGGTTCAGTTGCAATTTTAGATATCGCAGGTCATAACTTACAAATTGAGCAACCAGAACTTTTTAACTGTTTAGTAAATGAATGGTTAGATAGGACAGAAAACTATATAAAACTAGATGCAATTGACTGA